The Sandaracinus amylolyticus genomic interval CGCGTCGCCGCCGCGCGGCACGCCGATCGCGCTGCGATCGGGCGCCTGGAGCGCGCCACGCTCGACTGGACCGACCTCTCGGCGCTGCGCGGCGAGGTCCCGCGCGCGCTGCGCATGGGCTGCGGCGAGCACCTCCTCGTCGACGACGCGTGGGTCACGAAGGACGCCGAGTCGCTCACGCTCTGCCCGGGGTTCCTGCTGGTCTCGCGCGACGCGTCCGACCCGACGCCCGACGGTCCGGCGTTCCGCGAGCGCATCGCGTTCCTGCTCGCGCACGAGCTCGGCCACGTCGCGATCGGTCCGACGCTCGGCCTCGAGCGCGCGCGCGACGCCGAGGTGCGCGCCGACGCGATCGCAGCCGACATCCTCGCCGCGGATCTCGACGCGCGCGCCGGCGACGCCGAGCGCTACCTGCAGCGCACCCTCGAGCCGATCTGCGCGCCCGAGGGCGACCGCACGCATCCGCCGGGACGCGTCCGCATCGACGAGATCGTCGCGCGACACCCGCGCGTGGCGGCCGCGCTCCAGTGCCCGGTCGACGACACCGGACGTCCCGCGGGGTGAAGGAATATCGAAACGTCGGCTCGCGTGCTCCGGGCGCTTCCGTCCGCGTGCTCCGCACGCTTCCGTACGCGCCCTGCGGGGGCGAGCACTCCTGCTGACTACTCGACGTCGGCTCGCCCGCTCCGGGCCCTTCCGTCCGCGTGCTCCGCACGCTTCCGGACGTGCCCTGCGGGGGCGAGCACTCCTGCTGACTACTCGACGTCGGCTCGCCCGCTCCGGGCCCTTCCGTCCGCGTGCTCCGCACGCTTCCGTACGCGCCCTGCGGGGGCGAGCACTCCTGCTGACTACTCGACGTCGGCTCGCCCGCTCCGGGCCCTTCCGTCCGCGTGCTCCGCACGCTTCCGTACGCGCCCTCCGGGGGCGAGCACTCCTGCTGACTACTCGAGGCGCGCCATCACGCTCGCGAGGTTCTCGCGCCAGTCGGGCATCGCGCCGAGCACGCTCTCGGTCTCCGCGAGGTCGAGCACGCTGTACGCGGGGCGCTTCGCCGGGCGCGGGAACTCCGCGGTCGTGCACGGGTGCACGACGCAGCTCGATCCGCCGAGCCGGACGATCTCGCGCGCGAAGTCGAACCACGAGCACTCGCCGCCGTCGGTCACGTGCCACGTGCCGCGCTTGCCGCGCTCCGAGAGCGCGAGCGTCGTGCGCGCGAGGTGCTCGGCGCTGGTCGGGCGTCCGCGCTGATCGTCGACCACCTTGAGCTCGCTCTTCGTCTTCGCGAGCGACGCGATCGTGCGCACGAAGTTCTTCGCCCACGGCGCGTAGAGCCAGCTCGTGCGCACGTAGAGGTGCTGCGCACCGCTCTCGCGCAGCAGCGTCTCGCCGAGCGCCTTGCTGCGTCCGTACGCGCCCTGCGGCGCGAGCGGCGCGGACACCGGGTACGGCTTCGTCGCGTTGCCGTCGAACACGTAGTCGGTGCCGAAGTGGATCAGCGTCGCGCCGATCTCGCGGCAGCGCTTCGCGAGCGCCTCCACGCCGTGCCCGTTGATCGCGTTCGCGAGCGCTTCGTTCGTCTCCGCGCCGTCGACGTCGGTGTACGCCGAGCAGTTGATCACGCGCGTGACGCCGGGCGTCAGGTGCGCGGTGATCGTCTCGGGCTTCGTGAGATCGATCTGCGGATACGAGACGCCGGTGATGCCCTCACCGAGCGCCTCGACGAACGCACGACCGAGCATGCCGTCGGGCGAGATCAGCAGC includes:
- the rfbD gene encoding dTDP-4-dehydrorhamnose reductase, with translation MTTLLISPDGMLGRAFVEALGEGITGVSYPQIDLTKPETITAHLTPGVTRVINCSAYTDVDGAETNEALANAINGHGVEALAKRCREIGATLIHFGTDYVFDGNATKPYPVSAPLAPQGAYGRSKALGETLLRESGAQHLYVRTSWLYAPWAKNFVRTIASLAKTKSELKVVDDQRGRPTSAEHLARTTLALSERGKRGTWHVTDGGECSWFDFAREIVRLGGSSCVVHPCTTAEFPRPAKRPAYSVLDLAETESVLGAMPDWRENLASVMARLE